ACTCTCGCTGCGGAACGCATCACGGCGCCTTTTCTACCTTGGTCGAGTCCGAATCAAAGGTCAGCACACGGGTGCTGATCTCGCCCCTGGCCGAGTCCTTCCGACTCAGCTCCAGCCGCCCCTGGTTGCCCTGCGCCACCAGGCTGGCGGCAAAGCTGCCCTCGTTGGACAGTGCTGTGATCACGGCGGTGCCATCGGGCGCGACTCTCATGCCCACCCGATCGCGCACCTTGTATCCCACGCCAACCGGCGCATCCAACGCCATTACCGCGCTGCCATTGGCCATGGTGCCGATGCCACCGCGCTCATCGCCCTTCGCGTCGTAGATGGTCATGCCCGTTGCGCGTGAGTTGCGGGCAATGTCACTGGCATCCTCGGCAATCTGCACGCGCGTGCGCCCTTCGCTGTCGAGCACGGTCAGCTTATAGGTGCGGATCTCCGGCACCACGCCGGCGTCGGGCGTGGCCACACTGGTCCCGATCAGGGCCAACGATGCGCCCAGCGCGAACATCGAGGCAGCAAGCAGATTCCTGTGGCGCAGCCTGTGCTCCAGGCGTTCCAAGCGTACGGCTATATCCTGCTCATGCATGTTGCGCTCCCGGTTTGAGTCTGTGGTTGCTCCGTTACTTGCTATCCGCTTCCACGTGGATCACACGGGTGGATGCTCCGCCTTCGGCGGCGTCCACGCGGCTCAGCTCCAGCTGTCCTTCCGCGCCCTGCGCGACCAGCCTGGCGGCAAAGCCTCCGGCGTTGGAGAGGACACCGATGAGTGCCGAACCGTCCGCTCCCACCTTCATCCCGGCGCGATCAGACACGCGATAGCCAACGCCGCGCGGTGCATCCAAGGCAACCGTGGCACTGCCATCGTCGGCGGTGACCATGCCTCCGCGCTCCTGTTCATTGCCATCGAAGATGATCAACCCCGCCACCCGGGCGTTGCGCTTGATGTCCAGGTCCGGCGCGTCCTCGCCGATTTCCACGCGCTTGCGTCCTTCGTGATCAAGCATGATCAGGCGCTGGGTGCGAATCTCCAGAACGATGCCGGCCTCAGGGCTGGCAAAACCGTGACCGGCCAGTGAGGTCGATACCAACAGGATGGGCGTTGCCACCAGCAGCGAGCGCCATCGGCCTGCCCGCTGCTCAAGCTTGCGTACGCGCGCTTCCACTTCCAGATCCCGCATGGAATCCTCCCTGGCAACGAGGCCGCCGGTCGCAACGACGGAGGGCACTCCGATCCTGAACTACAGTTCGATCCTAGAGCGTCCATCCGTGCCCAACAACATGACGAAAGTCCCCATGAACTCCGTCACCGCTTCGTTCATCGTCAACCTCGACGTGCCCGATCTTGCTGCCGCTGAAACCTTCTACACCGAAGCCTTCGGCCTGCGGATCGGCCGCCGTCTCGGGCCGGAGGCCGTGGAACTGCTCGGCGGGCCAACACCGTTGTACCTGCTGCAGAACGACGCCGGCAGCGCTGCCACCGAAGACGGCGACGTGCGCGACTACGAGCGCCATTGGACGCCGCTGCACCTGGACTGGGTGGTGGATGACATCGAAGCTGCAGTGGCACGTGCGGTTGCGGCCGGGGCGACACTCGAGCAGTCCGTGCGCGAGCGTCGCTGGGGGTGCATCGCCGTGCTGGCCGATCCGTTCGGCCATGGCTTCTGCCTGATCCAGTTCAGCAGCGAAGGCTACGACGTGCTGGTCGAATGACCATTGCACCACTCACCACGGCAACGGCACCGCTTCGCCGTTGGC
This genomic interval from Stenotrophomonas sp. 57 contains the following:
- a CDS encoding VOC family protein, whose product is MNSVTASFIVNLDVPDLAAAETFYTEAFGLRIGRRLGPEAVELLGGPTPLYLLQNDAGSAATEDGDVRDYERHWTPLHLDWVVDDIEAAVARAVAAGATLEQSVRERRWGCIAVLADPFGHGFCLIQFSSEGYDVLVE